GAGGGTCGTATTGCAGCTATTGCCGATGCCTTTGACGCCCTCACAACCCAGCGCGTCTACAAGCCGGCATTTGAGCTCAGTCATGCGATCGATCTGATGCGAAAACACCGGAGTGCACACTTCGACCCGGACCTCCTCGACACCTTTATCGCGTCCACAGACGAACTCACACGCATCCATGATCAGTACGCCGATCGTGCGGACCCTACGTCTCGCTCAGATACCTAACAGCACGCGGAATAATCCGCCAACCTCCCTCTCAAACGCGTGAACTGTGTCTCCCCTTCGACTGCACTCAGGGTCGTGAGCATGTCGAACGGTAATGCGCTGAAATCAACGAAATCACGTTTGACATTTCATATTCCAAGCGTTCAAACAACAGGAACATTGAAGCGTGAAACTCGCCCGTGAAACCTGGAACTCAGGAGCAAAGAAACGAGCGCCGAATATTATTCCAGCGCGTATCAGTGGTTGAAAGAGAACCGCTCATGAGTCATGCCGGTTAGGCATTTCCCAAAAACGGCACCGCTGTGTGATTCGCCAGAATTCGTTGACCGCCCCTCGCCCTGCCGATATACTTTTTACCGATCAGGTCCCCTGGCGCCAGTGCGGATGTTCTGTCTCCATATGTCGAAGGATGGCCGGTGATGGCAAAGAAGTTGACAGCCGTTCGTAAGCGTCCTCGTAGTCGAAACTGGCTCGCCTACCTCTGCGAAGCGTTGGTCACCTCAGGCGCCATGCCGACCTGGGAAGCGGCCACCTATCTCACGGAGAACCTTTTCGGAGAAAAACCCAACCCCCACCTCTTGACACCGACGACTCCTCACGAACTCACAAGACAGTTTCTGCAACGCCTCTACCAACCAATCGTTGAAGCGGCCACGCGGGACGTCACACTTTCTCCTGCATCGACAGTACACTTCTTCACCGATATCAGTTTAACTGGAAACTCCGCCGTCCTTATCGTCCTGTTCCCAGGACACGACAAGCCTCAACAGCTTGTCATGTTTGACGCAGCCAAGGCCTGGGATCTCGTGTTCGCAGATGCGGATTCCTTCAACACCTGGGCAGAAGCGCGCTATCGCCTACTGGTCAATGCACTGCGCAAAACCTTGCCGACGATGGACGAAGACTTCCTCACCGCCATCTGAATGTTCAGATCAAAACACCGCTCCCAAATCTTCCTCGCTCACATGAGTCACGAGCGCTTCTCCGATATCGTCCGATGCGCTGCCAGACAAGCTCGTCTCTCTTGACCTCATGTTAGGATAAAAAAATACTATCTGTTTAGAAGTACTGATACACACTCAGTTGTGACGTACGTTCGTCTACCGCGCACCCAGACCATTTCCCCCATCACTTAAGGCGAGAGGCTTCGCGTACTAGCTCGTCATACAATCCACACAAAGACCCCCGGTTAAGACAAGGGAGTTTGATGGTATTGTGACTGATGCCGTTGTGAACACTGCCATACCGGCTCTTGGCTGTGCCCACGTAGTCTATGAGCGACCGAATTTTCTTCTTCGAGCGTTTTGGAATAGCCTCGATATCAGCAGGCCTGTGACTGCCACCGCTCCGCTGTCCCCATTCCTTCACATAACCAATCGGAATGGCATTTCCGATGTACGGCTGTGAACCCATACGTACAATACGAGGCGCAACGATCGATGGAGCTTGGAACCACAACGCGCTTCGCCGTTGGAATTAACTACCGGCATAACACCGCATCACATAACTTCCAGGACCGCTATCACACCGATAGATCGACTAGGGCCGTACGTCCAAGGGAATGGAAGCCGACTGCATCGATTCCGGTAGTTGGCGGCGCCCGTTATGAGCTGAACACATTTATCAATTCAATAATCAGCCCGCGCGGCTCACTCGTCTTTACACCGGTCCCTAACCACACCTTCCGAAGGACCGTGGCAGTGGGGTACCACCGCCGGCATTTTTTGAAACGTACGGAGACAATCTCGCCATCATTGCCCTTCCTTCCCCCATTCCCTCACCGCCACCGATCACGGTAAATGGGACCGGTGCCCTCAAACCTGAGCAGATCATCTCCCATGAGCAGGAATAGATGAAGCAGCCGACATCAATGGAGGAGAGTTTGGGGGAGTTCCTTGCGACCAGATAGCTGAGTGGATTCAGAAACGTCTCCTACCAAGAGATTGGCCCGGCCCTCGTAGGCACCTCTCGGAGAGGCAGGCCACGATTCAAGCACAATGCTGGCATACGTGGTCAGTGGGAAAACGGGCTGAGTGGTGAGATTGCCTAATATGGGCGTAGCCACTTACCCCATTGCCTCTGTCTTCTCCACGCTTGCCCCCTTTGGAGCCATGCTCCCCGATACTCGTGTTACCATTTGCTCAATCTGCGTGTGGCCTATCGCTTCTGGAAAGAGAAAACCGCTGACGGCTCTCACCGCGAGGCAGAACTGGCTATTTCGGTGTTCAACGCTCTGAATGACACCCACCGCGAACATTCCTTGGGGGATCTGCTGGGCACCAGGGTCCTCGGCTGGTTGCCCCTAAAGCTCTGATCAAGTCTTACGCGAATGTTTGTGGCCCGGAATTTGCCTTGTTTTTATGTTACTCATCACCATCTCGACATGAGACACCAGACGACTTGTATTCTAACCTTTCACTTGGCATGGTTAGAAATCTTCATGAATCTTAGGTTATGATGACGTTATTATTCTCTTAGTCTAGTTCATTTCATGATGCTGCCTCTCAGGTCAGTCCTGACACTATTCTGGTTCGTTTCCTCCTTGGGCACCGCCCATGCGGCAGAGATTACCGTCCTCAAATCAGCCGATCTACCTTACTATGAACAAGCCGTTGTCGGCTTTAAGGCAGGACTTCCGTCCTCCACAACTGTCAAGGAATACAACCTCCATGGCCAACTGGAACAAGGGCGGGACATCGTGAGGTCGTTGCGCGCCTCTCCACCCGACTTAGTCTTGGCCGTCGGACTTAAAGCTGCCATGGCCACGAAACTGGAAATATTCGATACACCGGTCGTGTTCTGCATGGTCCTCAATCCAGGCGCATATGGGCTTTCTGCTTCCAATATGACCGGGATTGCGATCCGCCCCTCGGCGGCAACCCAACTTTCTGCACTTCGCTCCGTGATGCCTGATCGGAATCGGATCGGCATCCTCTACGACGAAGACCAAAGCGGGACCTTTGTGCGGGAGTCCATTCATGTGGCGAAACGCTACGGTATGGAGCTCGTCACTATCCCGATCAATAAACAAGAAGATATTCCCCATGCGCTCCGAACCTTGCTCCCCAAGATCGACGCGTTATGGCTGATTCAGGACCAGATGGTCGTCTCTGAATCCGCGATCCCTTTCTTTTTAGATTCGACACTCGGCGCCAAGATCCCGCTCTTTACGTTTTCATCGACCTTGGTTCAGCAGGGGGCGCTCGGCGCCTTAGTTGTGGATCCTAGGACTGTGGGACAACAAGCCGCACGGATCTCGCTTGCGCGTCTCAAGGAGCACAGCACCGGCGGAGGTCGCCTAGAACCACCAGACCACCCGCAATTGGCGTTGAATCTGAACTCCGCTGAGTACCTTGGGATGACACTGAATACTGAGATCGTCCGACTGGCCGGCCATCTCTATAGCGGACATGGCCCGGTTGCTCGACAATCGACCCAATCTGATCTAACTCCGTAGGCGTCCAGCCAAATGATCTAGACTTGTGGCATGAACCATCTGTGAGCGGCAATGCATGAGTTAGGCGGTTCGATTGCTTCCCGAGTTTCACTCACCCTCCGAACAAAGCTTGTCGTCAGCACAGCTGCCATTCTGATTATCGCCTGCCTCTTCATGGCCTGTCTGTTTATTCAGCAACAGACGCGATGGGCGGCAGAGAGTCTGACACAGAGCGGAACTCTGCTCGCTCAACATCTGGCCGACATGGGGCGTTTCAGTATCGTGGCCGGAGATGTCCATCGACTGGATGAGCTCATTCAGGAAATTCTGGCCGTGAACCCGGTCGCGTATGTGGCGATTATTTCATCGAACGGGGCGCTTCAAGCCGGGTTGGGCAAGAACCCGTGGGATGGGCAGTTCATTCCGGATCCGACCGGTCAGCGACGGTTTTCACTGACGCAAGTGATACGTTCAGACCACTCCACTCCTGCGACAAGCGAAGCAGTCGTGACGGCAATTATCCTCAACCGTCATGGCCCTGTGAGCCGTCCAACGATTGAGTTTTCGACGGAAGACTTAATCACGTTGCTCGGCGGGACCGAACTCCCGCTTTTTTACAATATTACGGTTCACGTCCCACACCATTCGCCAGCCACTCACTGGGACCCTACCCTCCAACTGATGTTTGAAGAACGCCTGGATAGACCGGGAATACGCGATGCGTCGAAGACTGCGCCCCCTACCCTCGTACTCGTCGGGTTGTCGACATCGGATCTTCAGCATGGACTGCGACGACTCTTGTGGCAAGCTATCCTTATTACACTTGGCACATTGGCCGGCGGGCTCTGCATCGTCGTCTGGTTAGCTCGCCGAATCACCATTCCACTGCACGATCTCACACTCGCCTCAACTCAACTCGCAGCCGGGAAAACGGTGCCCGTCATGGCCATCGACACACAGGATGAAATCGGGACGCTCACCAGCGTCTTTAACGCGATGGCGAAAGCATTGCAATCACGTGAACACGAGTTACGCGAACTAGCCCGCACACTCGAACACCGTGTCAGAACCAGGACGGAGGAACTTGCCGCAGCCAATAAAAAGTTACAAGAACTGGACCGCCGCAAATCCATTTTTATCTCGACGGCCTCGCATGAGCTCCGGACCCCGCTGACCTCGATGAAGGTCCACCTGGCGAACCTACGAGATGGGATCGATGGAGCAGTTACCCCTGATCAACAAGGATCGCTTTTGCGGGTGGAAGCCAACCTCTCACGGCTTCAGTCTCTGATCGCGGACCTCCTGGATCTTTCTCAAATCGAGATGGGGCAAGCGACTCTACGCCTGGAACCCGTTGAACTTGGAAGCGTGATCGCCAAAACAGTCGAGGACCTCCATCCGTTCACGTCAGAGCACTGCGTGAAGATCGTCATCTCGATCCCAACTGATTTGCCCCTGGTCTCAGCTGACCCGGAGAAACTCCGGCAGATTCTCCTGAACCTTTTGCATAACGCAATCAAATTCTCACCGAGAGAGACCGTCGTGGATCTCACCGTCACAAGACTATCGAGTGACATTATTCAAATCTCCGTGCGCGATGTCGGGCCCGGCATCGCGTCAGACGATGTGGAGAAAGTGTTTGAGCCATTCTATCGCGCACCCACAACACACAAGAAAACCAAGGGAACAGGACTCGGCCTAGCCATTGCCAAGCTGTTGGTCGAACTACATCAGAGTCGACTGGCGGTTGAGACAGAGCCAGGCCGAGGCAGCTGTTTTTACTTTACCCTACACACGATGACATCGGTCCGCCTCACTTACACAAGGCCCATTACACTACGGCTCCCTGATCGTCAGAGATCTAGTCCCCATAGTTCATGACAGTTCGTCAGGAAACCACGTGAGCAACGTATCTTGTGAAGCGCATCTCACTTCACCATTCGGCAGGATCACAGCCTTGAGTGTTATCCCGGTGCGGACAAGGCGGGAAGACTGTGTCAGCACCCGGTCAGGGGAAAGAAGCCTTGACCGAAACCCCGCGTTGCCTGAGCAACCTCGTGAGATAGGTGCGTTGCAACCCCAGCAACTCGGCAGCCTTCGTCTGGTTCCCACCGGCTCGTCGCAACGCTTCCTCCAGAACTTTTCGACTGTATTGCTCCATCACCATATGGTAGTTGAAGGTTTCGTCTTCTGAGAAGCTCACGTCCACCGGCAACCTCCGAGGCAGCATAATCCCCAGATGTTCCGGCTCAATGCAGTCACCGGGACAGAGTGTGATGGCCCGGACCAAGACATTTTCCAACTCACGCACATTGCCGGGCCAGTGATATCCACGAATCACCTCGAGCGCATCCTGGCTGACGCGGAGCAAACCCTGCGCCATCTTTGCCCCATGAAGTTTGATAAAATGTTCGACCAAGGCAGGGAGGTCTTCCAGTCGTTTGCGCAAAGGAGGTAAGGTGAACGAGATCACGTTCAGCCGATAGAAGAGGTCCTCTCGAAAGCTACCGTCCTGAATAGCCTCCGTCAGATCTTTATTCGTCGCCGCGATAAACCTCACATTCGTGCGAATCGCCTGCGCCCCGCCGACCCGATAGAACTCCTGATCCTGGAGGAGACGGAGCAATCGCGTCTGTAGCCCCGCCGGCATGTCACCGATCTCATCGAGAAACACAGTGCCGTCCTCCGCCGACTCGATCTTACCGAGCTCGCGCTTGACCGCTCCGGTGTAGGCTCCCTTTTCATGGCCGAACAATTCGTTTTCCAATAGACTCTCGGGCAGCGCCGCGCAATTCACGACGACAAACGGCTTCGAGGCACGCGGGCTCCACCGGTGCAACGCTCGAGCCATCACTTCTTTCCCCGTCCCCGTTTCACCCAACAGGAGCACCGTGGCGGACGCCCCAGCCGCTCGCCGCGCCGTGTCACGCAGTTCAACCATGCGTGGACTCTGCCCGATTACCTGTTCGTACCGACCCTCCACTTCTGTTTGCAGAAGCCCGATCTGCCTGGTGAGGGCCATCTGTGCCCTAGCCTTCTCAATCACCGCAGACAGATGATCCGGCTCAAACGGCTTCGTCAGAAAATCACACGCCCCCAGCCGAATGGCCTCGACGGCGCGATCAATCGTCCCGAAGGCGGTAATCACGACCACTTCCGGTGTGACGTGCGGTGGAACGCTTGAGCGCCTCTCGGCCAGCCGCTTCAATACATCTAATCCACTCAGGCCTGGCAGTTCAATATCAAGGAGCATGAGATCCGGCTGATCCTCAATCGCCAGTTTCAACGCCTGCTCACCATCCTCTGCGGTCAACACCTCATGACCCATCCAAGTCAAGCGCTTCTGAAGCGCACTCACAATGTCGTGATCGTCATCAACCACGAGGACTCGTATCTGCATGAACACCCCCGATGCGGCTGTCTACGGCGCCATTGTAGTGGAAGGAGACAGTCACGTCACGACCACAACTCTCCCAATTCCATAGCAAGAATGGCGCCGCAACCTCAGCGCCATCACAAGAATCCTCACTGTCTCATATTCTCCAACACTCATCAGCACCCCTAGGGCCACCAGGAGATTGCTCAGCAGCTTCCTCAATTTATTAGACTCTCCCAGACCCAGATAGAGGCCAACTGTCTACAAAAGGATTCTGTATCGAATTGGATTCACCTGGGTTAATTTCATCCTTGGGCAAGAAAATAGATGAATTTTTACCCGTAGTACTTGCCTTCTTAGTTGAGTTCAATTACGACATGGTCCCTTATGAAGATGGCGTGCATCAGGCCGTCACATACTGTGATGTACTCAATATCTATTTCCCCTACCCATGAGCTGCCAACCTCCCTCTCTTCCATGCTCTCCTCTCCTCGGGTCCACCCTACGGTATGAACAAGTAACGGACCTGTCGCAACGTGAAACGATTGGGCATTACGACCAACCATTGGGGGAGCCTGATTACGATGATGGCCTGTTGGGTGATCGTTCCACATGAAACCTGGGCAGAGCCGTCGTTCCCAATCCCACGGACATCATCGACGACAAAACAACAGATCCAGCAAGAGGCGCTCTATCTAAAAGAAGAAACCGTCAGCATCGCCAGCCGACACGAACAGCCCATTTCTGAAGCCCCATCCAACGTGTACGTGATTACCGATGAGGATATTCGACTATCAGGAGCAATAGACCTGCCTACAATTCTTCGTCGAATCCCCGGAGTTGAGGTCATGCAAATGAGCGGTGCCGACTTCAACGTCAGCATCCGTGGGAACAATCAACCGATTGCCAATAAGCTGCTGGTCCTCGTGGACGGTCGGTCGATCTATGTGGATTTGCAAGGCACAGTGTACTGGAAAGCGCTGCCCGTAACATTGCCAGAAATCAAACGAATTGAAGTGCTCAAGGGTCCGGCATCGGCGCTGTACGGATTCAATGCCTTCGACGGCATCGTGAACATCATCACCAAAACACCCGAAGAAATGAAAGGCACGACTCTCCAATTCGGCGGAGGCGAATTGGGAACCGTGACCAGCGCCGCAGTGACTGCCGCTACGATCGGAAATCTAGGGGTTCGGATTTCAGCAGGACGGGACCAGAACCAACAATGGCGGGATGAAGACGCCCTTGCCTTTCGCTCACACAAGCTCAATGTGGCCACTCAATATGCGCTTTCCGGAAACAGTACGTTGCACATATCGGGCGGTGTCGTCGATACCAATCGTTTTGATGGACAGGTCGGCGAAACTGTTTCAACCAGCACCAGGTTGACACAGGCCTACGTCAGCGCTGGACTGGACTGGGGTACCTTGTCGATTCGGACCTGGTGGTCTAGGCTCTCCAGTGCGTCACTGCCAACGGCCAACCCCCTCCTCTCAAATCTTCTCACTATTACTGACCGGAACGGACAGGCACTGTCCTCGACCGTCGCCGACACCTACAACCTTGACCTGCAACACATGATCAAATTGGGAGAGTCACATCAGTTCACCTATGGGCTCAACTATCGGCACATCAGCTTGACCAGCAATATTAATTCTGAAGTGTCGCGTGAGGATCGACTTGGTCTCTTCGTGCAGGATGAGTGGCGAGTCACACCACACATTTCTCTGGTGGCCGGCGGACGTTACGACATGGATACCTTTATCAATCCCACACTCAGTCCTCGCCTGGCTGTCATTTACCAGCTCTCACCAAACCATTCGTTCAGAGCCTCTGCCTCTGTTGCATATCGCCCACCGACGCTGATCGAAACCTCACTCGACCAACACGCGAGAACGACCATTCCTACAGGGTTGGCACCCCCATTCCCCTCGACTATCACGAACGTAATTGCCGTACGCGGCTCGGCCGATCTCGCCCCTGAGCAAATTATCTCTAGCGATGTTGGGTACCAAGGCTGGTGGTTTCAGCATCGTCTACGGACGCGAGGAGACCTGTTTTTCAGCTACCTCTCCGATTTGATCGGCAATCGCAACGTCTCCTCAGTTCAAGCCACGTTCGTCAACGATCAGGGCCACGCCAATATTTATGGCATGGAAGTAGGAATTGAAGTGCTTGTCACGACGTGGCTTTCCGGTTATGCCAATTATAGCTATGAGTTCTTCGATCAGACGTTTCTCGGTACCGTTCGCCGAGGTTCGCCGCATCACAAAGCCAACATTGGCCTGCGGGGAACCTGGGCCAATGGAGTCTCGGCCGACATGTCCTATCATTATGTCGGACAAGCCACGTATCCTGTTGCACTGACCTTCACTGCGTTAGCTCCATTCGGAGTCCCGTTCGTCAATCCTCACATCAGCAACTATAACTTGCTGAATTTTCGTCTTGGTTATCGGTTCTGGCAGCAACACTCCGCAGCTGGCTATCTGCGTGAAGCCGAAGTCGCACTCTCCGTGTTCAACACCTTGAACGACACCCATCGCGAACATCCGCTCGGTGACTTGCTCGGCACAAGAGTGATGGGATGGTTGACACTACGGCTGTGAGACGTGACCGGCACCTGGCGCCCATCTGTTTCAGGGCCCTTGTCTTTACTGCCGTCACCGGTTGGTGCACTTCCTCACTCTCAAGTTGGGCCGAACCTTCATCCATAATCCCCCGAGCCTCTTCCACGACGGAACGACAGCATCTGAATGAAGCGCTGTATCTGAAGGAAGAAACCATTAGCATCGCCAGCCGATATGAGCAGCCGATCTCGCGAGCTCCCTCCGACGTCTACGTGATCACCGACGAGGATATTCGCAGCTCCGGAGCGACGGACGTCCCCACATTGTTGCGGCAGGTGCCGGGGATGGAAGTCATGCAAACCAACGCCGTGGATTTCAATGTCAGCGTTCGGGGCAATAATCAAGCCTTGTCGAACAAGCTCCTCGTCATGGTGGACGGACGATCCATCTACCTTGATCAAGCCGGGAATATCATCTGGAAGCTACTTCCTGTCACTTTGGCCGAAATCAAACGGATTGAAGTCCTGAAAGGGCCGGCATCGGCCGTCTACGGTTTCAATGCCTTCGACGGCGTGGTGAACATTATCACAAAGTCTCCGGAAGAGATGCGGGGAACGACCATCCAAGTAGCGGGTGGGGAGGTGGGGACCCTGCTCACCAACGCGGTCCAAGCAGGCATAGTGGGAAATTGGGGGTATCGACTATCAGGCGGCCACGAACAAACTCAACGATGGTCGGACCGAGACGCGCCGGCACTCAATAGTCAACGGATCGGCGGACGAGTCGACTATCATCTCGCCGGAGATGGAACCATACGGGCAGAGGCAGGTATCGGACGAGCAAACCCCTATAACGGATTCGTCAGGGAGGCGTCCGTCTCAGACGGGCACTTGTCCCAGGGCTATGCGTTGGTCAGTTATGAACAACGCGGACTGCTGGTCCGCGGATGGTGGAGCGGGCACTTCGGAGAAGCCAATTTTGGAGT
The sequence above is a segment of the Nitrospira sp. genome. Coding sequences within it:
- a CDS encoding sigma-54-dependent Fis family transcriptional regulator, producing the protein MQIRVLVVDDDHDIVSALQKRLTWMGHEVLTAEDGEQALKLAIEDQPDLMLLDIELPGLSGLDVLKRLAERRSSVPPHVTPEVVVITAFGTIDRAVEAIRLGACDFLTKPFEPDHLSAVIEKARAQMALTRQIGLLQTEVEGRYEQVIGQSPRMVELRDTARRAAGASATVLLLGETGTGKEVMARALHRWSPRASKPFVVVNCAALPESLLENELFGHEKGAYTGAVKRELGKIESAEDGTVFLDEIGDMPAGLQTRLLRLLQDQEFYRVGGAQAIRTNVRFIAATNKDLTEAIQDGSFREDLFYRLNVISFTLPPLRKRLEDLPALVEHFIKLHGAKMAQGLLRVSQDALEVIRGYHWPGNVRELENVLVRAITLCPGDCIEPEHLGIMLPRRLPVDVSFSEDETFNYHMVMEQYSRKVLEEALRRAGGNQTKAAELLGLQRTYLTRLLRQRGVSVKASFP
- a CDS encoding HAMP domain-containing protein, which produces MACLFIQQQTRWAAESLTQSGTLLAQHLADMGRFSIVAGDVHRLDELIQEILAVNPVAYVAIISSNGALQAGLGKNPWDGQFIPDPTGQRRFSLTQVIRSDHSTPATSEAVVTAIILNRHGPVSRPTIEFSTEDLITLLGGTELPLFYNITVHVPHHSPATHWDPTLQLMFEERLDRPGIRDASKTAPPTLVLVGLSTSDLQHGLRRLLWQAILITLGTLAGGLCIVVWLARRITIPLHDLTLASTQLAAGKTVPVMAIDTQDEIGTLTSVFNAMAKALQSREHELRELARTLEHRVRTRTEELAAANKKLQELDRRKSIFISTASHELRTPLTSMKVHLANLRDGIDGAVTPDQQGSLLRVEANLSRLQSLIADLLDLSQIEMGQATLRLEPVELGSVIAKTVEDLHPFTSEHCVKIVISIPTDLPLVSADPEKLRQILLNLLHNAIKFSPRETVVDLTVTRLSSDIIQISVRDVGPGIASDDVEKVFEPFYRAPTTHKKTKGTGLGLAIAKLLVELHQSRLAVETEPGRGSCFYFTLHTMTSVRLTYTRPITLRLPDRQRSSPHSS
- a CDS encoding TonB-dependent receptor — translated: MMACWVIVPHETWAEPSFPIPRTSSTTKQQIQQEALYLKEETVSIASRHEQPISEAPSNVYVITDEDIRLSGAIDLPTILRRIPGVEVMQMSGADFNVSIRGNNQPIANKLLVLVDGRSIYVDLQGTVYWKALPVTLPEIKRIEVLKGPASALYGFNAFDGIVNIITKTPEEMKGTTLQFGGGELGTVTSAAVTAATIGNLGVRISAGRDQNQQWRDEDALAFRSHKLNVATQYALSGNSTLHISGGVVDTNRFDGQVGETVSTSTRLTQAYVSAGLDWGTLSIRTWWSRLSSASLPTANPLLSNLLTITDRNGQALSSTVADTYNLDLQHMIKLGESHQFTYGLNYRHISLTSNINSEVSREDRLGLFVQDEWRVTPHISLVAGGRYDMDTFINPTLSPRLAVIYQLSPNHSFRASASVAYRPPTLIETSLDQHARTTIPTGLAPPFPSTITNVIAVRGSADLAPEQIISSDVGYQGWWFQHRLRTRGDLFFSYLSDLIGNRNVSSVQATFVNDQGHANIYGMEVGIEVLVTTWLSGYANYSYEFFDQTFLGTVRRGSPHHKANIGLRGTWANGVSADMSYHYVGQATYPVALTFTALAPFGVPFVNPHISNYNLLNFRLGYRFWQQHSAAGYLREAEVALSVFNTLNDTHREHPLGDLLGTRVMGWLTLRL
- a CDS encoding ABC transporter substrate-binding protein — translated: MMLPLRSVLTLFWFVSSLGTAHAAEITVLKSADLPYYEQAVVGFKAGLPSSTTVKEYNLHGQLEQGRDIVRSLRASPPDLVLAVGLKAAMATKLEIFDTPVVFCMVLNPGAYGLSASNMTGIAIRPSAATQLSALRSVMPDRNRIGILYDEDQSGTFVRESIHVAKRYGMELVTIPINKQEDIPHALRTLLPKIDALWLIQDQMVVSESAIPFFLDSTLGAKIPLFTFSSTLVQQGALGALVVDPRTVGQQAARISLARLKEHSTGGGRLEPPDHPQLALNLNSAEYLGMTLNTEIVRLAGHLYSGHGPVARQSTQSDLTP